In one Raphanus sativus cultivar WK10039 unplaced genomic scaffold, ASM80110v3 Scaffold3165, whole genome shotgun sequence genomic region, the following are encoded:
- the LOC130506378 gene encoding berberine bridge enzyme-like 21, with product MIKTQTFVSVLLSLFFFVSLPISSLAAPPSSASVYESFVQCFSDKTKSTQAQVAKNVFSQTNPSYSSVLRAYIRNARFNTSSTPKPTIIVTPRSYSHVSAAVLCSKPLNFVFKIRSGGHDYDGLSYVSDKPFFILDMSNLRDVTVNIADQTAWISAGATLGEVYYGIWRKSNVHGFPAGVCPTVGVGGHLSGGGYGNMVRKFGLSVDYVEDANIVDVNGRVLDRKAMGEDLFWAISGGGGASFGVVLGYKVKLVPVPAIVTVFRVEQYMDSGAVDMVHKWQSVGPKTDRNLFMRMLIQPVTRKKVKTVRASVVALFLGRADDVVSLLAKDFPELGLKKEACEEMTWMQSALWWDNNENATKTDPKVFLDRDLDSASFGKRKSDYVATEIPRDGIESLFKKMIELGKIGLVFNPYGGRMAEVAEDATPFPHRKKLFKIQYSVNWKESSAEIEKGYLNQAKVLYSFMTGFVSKNPRNAYLNYRDVDIGVNDHGVNSYKEGEVYGRKYFGMNFDRLVKIKTAVDPGNFFRNEQSIPTLPRKA from the coding sequence ATGATTAAAACACAAACCTTTGTCTctgttcttctctctctcttcttcttcgtctctcTCCCTATCTCCTCGCTCGCCGCACCTCCCTCCTCGGCATCTGTCTACGAATCCTTCGTTCAATGTTTCTCCGACAAGACTAAATCCACACAAGCCCAAGTCGCCAAAAATGTCTTCTCTCAGACAAACCCTTCTTACTCCTCAGTCCTCCGAGCTTACATCCGAAACGCGAGGTTCAACACTTCCTCCACTCCCAAACCAACAATCATCGTCACTCCTCGCTCCTACAGCCACGTCAGCGCCGCCGTCCTCTGCTCGAAGCCCTTAAACTTCGTCTTCAAGATCCGAAGCGGCGGGCACGACTACGACGGTCTCTCCTACGTCTCCGACAAACCGTTTTTCATCCTCGACATGTCGAACCTCCGTGACGTAACCGTCAACATCGCTGATCAGACGGCGTGGATCTCCGCCGGAGCGACACTCGGCGAGGTTTACTACGGGATTTGGCGGAAAAGCAATGTCCACGGGTTCCCCGCCGGAGTTTGTCCGACGGTCGGCGTCGGCGGTCACTTGAGCGGCGGTGGGTACGGTAACATGGTGAGGAAGTTCGGTTTGTCGGTGGACTACGTGGAGGACGCGAACATCGTCGACGTGAACGGTCGTGTTTTGGACAGGAAAGCGATGGGAGAGGATCTTTTCTGGGCGATCTCCGGGGGAGGAGGAGCTAGCTTCGGCGTCGTTTTGGGTTACAAGGTCAAGCTCGTTCCGGTACCAGCAATCGTGACGGTGTTCAGAGTGGAGCAGTATATGGACTCCGGAGCGGTGGACATGGTTCACAAGTGGCAGTCCGTCGGTCCGAAAACCGACAGGAACCTCTTCATGAGGATGCTGATTCAGCCAGTTACGAGGAAGAAGGTGAAGACGGTGAGAGCTTCGGTGGTTGCTCTGTTCTTAGGCAGAGCGGACGACGTCGTTTCGCTTCTAGCTAAGGACTTCCCAGAGCTGGGACTGAAGAAGGAGGCTTGCGAGGAGATGACGTGGATGCAGTCTGCTCTGTGGTGGGATAATAACGAGAACGCTACCAAGACTGATCCCAAAGTGTTTCTCGATAGGGATCTTGATTCCGCTAGCTTCGGGAAGAGGAAGTCCGATTACGTTGCGACGGAGATTCCTAGAGATGGGATCGAGTCGCTGTTCAAGAAGATGATCGAGTTAGGAAAGATCGGATTGGTTTTCAATCCTTACGGTGGGAGAATGGCGGAGGTGGCGGAGGACGCGACGCCGTTCCCGCACCGGAAGAAGCTGTTCAAGATTCAGTACTCTGTGAACTGGAAAGAGTCGTCTGCGGAGATAGAGAAGGGTTACTTGAACCAGGCCAAGGTGCTTTACAGTTTTATGACCGGGTTTGTGAGCAAGAACCCTAGGAATGCTTACTTGAACTACAGAGATGTTGACATCGGTGTGAACGATCACGGGGTGAATAGTTACAAGGAAGGGGAGGTGTATGGGAGGAAGTATTTTGGTATGAATTTTGATCGATTAGTTAAGATTAAGACCGCTGTTGATCCTGGGAACTTCTTCAGGAATGAACAGAGTATACCTACCTTGCCAAGAAAGGCATAA